DNA from Electrophorus electricus isolate fEleEle1 chromosome 5, fEleEle1.pri, whole genome shotgun sequence:
TGGATTATGTTGACGTCCTATTGTAAGATGATGTTTAATTGTTTACTGGTTTGCAGGTGACTTCATCAGAGCGCTGTATGAGTCAGAGGAGAATTGCGAGGTTGATCCCATGAGGACCCCACCTTCTGTTCTGCCTGACCATCAGGCCAACCTACGCATGTGTTGTGAGCTTGCTCTCTGCAAAATCGTCAATTCTCATTGGTTAGTTCTGTTTTTTATCAAGATTTCTGAGATTTTGTGGTAtttcaaagacaaacaaggtcCGTGATGACtgatttttattaaaacaaaggaATCCCACACTCAAAAATGCTAGCCAGCAAGAACCATTTACTATTATGATACTTCATTCCTCCAGTGTGTTTCCACGAGAACTGAAGGAAGTCTTCGCTTCTTGGCGAGTGCGCTGTGCTGAGAGAGGGCGGGAGGACATCGCGGACCGTCTGATCAGCGGCTCCCTCTTCTTACGCTTCCTTTGCCCAGCTGTCATGTCCCCCTCCTTGTTCAACCTCACCCAGGAGTACCCTGATGAGCAGACGTCACGCACGCTCACCCTTATAGCCAAAGTGCTGCAGAACCTCGCCAACTTCTCCAAGTCAGTTCTCTCAATTAGCTGTAGCCATTGTTTGCCTTGCTTTACACTTCTGTATGGACTAGGATAGCCATTCATCCTGTGTTCACCAAGAGAGTCTGGTTTTTAGGTTTTATGTACAGGCATCTGGCTTTGATTTCCATTTCTCAATTTTTTGCTGTGTTCTCCTGAATTGTGGGGGGTTGAACAAGCGATACAACAGTATGGGTCAAAGTTAAATAACAAGTGGTACAGGTAGAAGACACATTAGGTTTGAGTCTAATGGAAATGGTTTTGGTTTGTTGAAAAGATGGCAACCCTACTACGGACTTACTAGTAAATGTTTGCTATGCAAAAAAACTGGGCGGTCAGATATGAGGTTAAATAGAATACAAAAGTTGCATTCTCTAGCTTTATCACTTTGCaaacatcttttctttttgccttgGTTGTGTTATTCTAGGTTTGGCAGTAAGGAAGAGTACATGTGCTTCATGAACGAGTTTTTAGAGATGGAGTGGGGTTCCATGCAACAGTTCCTGTATGAGATCTCCAATCTAGACAGCGTAACAAATGCAGGTGCTTTTGAGGGCTATATCGACCTTGGAAGAGAGCTTTCCATTTTGCACAGCCTTCTGTGGGAGGTCATGGCTCAACTCAGTAAGGTATATGCATGTTGTCAGCAGTCCAAggagacaaacattttttagtATTGATTATTGCCTTTCTGGAGAGTTTTTGCGGTTGGTTTTGTACAATGCATCTTATTTCTTTCGCCTAAGGATGCCATCATTAAACTTGGACCATTACCCCGCTTACTGAATGATATTAGCATGGCCCTCCGCAATCCCCATCTCCAAAGGCAGCCCAGTCACCAGCCGGACAGGCAGCCTCccgagagacagacggacaggcTGCTGTCTCGGCCAAGCTTCAACAGAGGCATCTCCTCTGAGTTTCAGAACATCATGATGAGAGACCTCAACAGGTGGTCCATGCTGAGGCATAGAATTTCACCACTTACACAGACTGGTGTTTCTAAATTCTTAATTCCTTATGCTTGTTTCCACATACCATTCATATTACTTTTACAGTTACTAAATAATTCACCATGGTTCATGAATAATATACCTTAAGATTAAAATCTAAATTGTTTGCCTAAAATTTAGGAGATTATGTGGTgtcaaagagaaacagacagttTATTAATGAGATTATATGAGATTATATTAATGAGATCCCTATtatatgcccccccccccccctttgcaGTTCCATAGATATCACTCGCTTGCCTTCCCCAACCTCTGCTATGTCCAGTGGTGGGGTCCCTCCATCACGAGCTGGAATGGGGGGCTATGTGGATCGAGACCATCCTCATAGGGCTTCTTCTAAAGATGTTTTCTATGTCACCCGTCCCCCACTAGCCCGGTCTAGCCCTGCATACTGCACTAGCAGCTCTGATATCACTGACCCTGACCCAAAGGTAAGCTACCAAGGTACATACAATATAAACGAGTGGGCTGAGAAGGGGGCAAGCCATAAGATAAAGGCCCGTGTCATTGCAAATTGCTTTACTGTGGTCAAAGCTGTTTGGTTCAAAATCTCATTTGAATGGCAGCTTGCTCCTCAGCACGTTTCTTCATCTTTGCTGAGGGACTTTCGGTTCCCTTTGATCCAGTGGGACGGTGAAGTGCTACAGGCCTGCTTACTGCATGGTACAAAATGCCACCCAAACATGGCGAAAGAGGGCAACAAGATGATGTGGGTGCTGTTAATATATATGAAAGTGATTGTCCAGCTGTGGTGTCTTTTGGATTCTACAGTCCTGCCATACAAACATCTGACTATAAGTACATGAATTAGAATGTGCTGACATACCAGCcagtaaatgtacatgtataagCTTGTACGTCTGCAAAGGACACATAACTGCAGCATTCTCCCCTGTAGGTTCTGACTGTTAATGAATGCATTTCTATGATGGACCTCCAGGACTCAAGAATGAACAGCGTCTCTAACCTGCAGTCTGTGGGGGACATGCTCAACTCTTCCCAGGCCTCGCTTGCCGGCCTCGGCAGCTTCGGTGGTCTCGGCGGCCTGGGCGGAGGTCTTGGAGGCCAGCTGCGTGCTGGTGGGCGGATGTCGGCAGGGTCGGGCGGCTCCAGCATGTCCGGTGGCCTGCGGCTGAGCCAGCTGAGCCAGATGGGGACCACCACGGACTCGTTgtcacagcagcagcagcagcaagcGGCCGCCATGCGCTATCCACTCTCCTTCCAGAACCCCTTGTTCCACATGGCCGCCGACGGCCCGCAGCTTCATCACCAGCACAGCCGGGCACAGCCCCCTCCGCCCCTCCTGCTGGCACCAGAACCAAATGCCGCGCACCCCACATACATGCCCCAGTTCGCCCATGGCGGCTTTTCCCGGAGCGAGGACCTCTCCACTCTCAGGCCTGGGCCACACCTAGGCCAGCCCAGCATCATTCACTCGCACAGCTACAGCGACGAATACAGCCGCCACAACCAGAGTGATTACGGCCGGCGGCAACTCTCTATGCACATCCAGGTATAAAACATCCCTTTGCTTTTTCTGTGTCGTGCACTTCTCAAACATTAATTGCTCTTTAGAAGTATCCGATAGGTATTTATTCTTTAGAACAATAAACAACCATCAGAAATGACTGTAATTACAGCTTTTTCAAGATAATTCTTTCACTGAATTGTTTTTTAGAATTAAGTGCAAGAATATACCATTAGGCAAGGAGTGAGTAAATGTGATTTTGACTGGAACACccctgtatgtttgtttttgtgttcgTGTAAGGACAACCTTCAGCAGCAACAAATTATGGGCATGGCCTCACAAACAGGCACATCTCATTCCTCACTCGCCTCGCCCCCCTCTACCGTCCAGCCTGTCCGTCAGAGCTCCATGGCCCCACCTCCCACACAACGAATGAAATCACAAACCTCCCATCAGCTTTCTGTAAGCTCGGCAGCCGGCGCCACCCCTCCCACCAAGGCGAGGCCTCAGAGCGGAAACCTGCTCCAGTCACCCGAGTCAGGCTTCGGGGGCAGGCCACAAGGCCCCCGACAGCAGCTGTCCGTCAAGGACAGCTCCGCCCCTGGCCTGCCTCATCAGCAGAGCTCTACCAGGGAGAGCCAGGGATCCCAAGGCTCTCAGGGGGGGACGCCACAATCAACACAGCAGTCGCAAAAGGAACGGCAACACTCACAGCAACACTTACTCAAGCCTTCCATCAGCAAACAGGTGCTCAGTGCTTCTGCACATGTTTTCTATCACAAATGGGCCTGTTCTCTGTACAAGGATAAGACATGTGGGTCTAAGTTCGTATGCAATCATAGGAGTTCCAGGAAGCCTCTATTATGGGATTGTGTGTTGCAAGGGATAATGCACAGTTCCAGGGCAAAGTGAGGTATGATTGCCCAAGGTTGAGCTCAACTGGGGCTTAACCATGTGTTTGATACTAAGGTATGATAGCTATTGCAGTCTCTGAAAATTGATTTCTCTAAAATAAATTTGCCCTTAGtagttttttttacagcaatATTGTGCTTGATGTTCTACAAAAGAAACTCTATTTGAGTTTATAGTCTACGTACATCAGCAGTACTGGTGTATAGTAGAAATGTAAGATTACTCAGCTAAGTTTTATTGTTGCTATGTGATATCTCATCTCTTTTCAGGGCTCATCTCCCAACACTCtaaacccacccacccctgctTCAGAGAGGACGGTTGCCTGGGTGTCTAACATGCCACACCTCTCTGCTGACATTGAGAGTTCTCGCATAGACAGGGAAGAGTTTAAGCTGAAGGAGTATTCGAAAAGCATGGACGAATCTCGTTTAGACAGGGTGTGTACTTCTCATCCTAAAGCACCACTCTTACATACTTTATAGTCCCCTTCATGTGTCCTCCTTATTtcattctagaatgttctctGGCATGCTTAGAAGCTTTGAATGATGCATCTGAAGTTGCAAGCAGTGGAGGGGCCTTTCACTATGGCAGTGGAGTCTGACTCCACTCCTGGAGGCAAAACAGTTTGATGTTTTCCTGCTTGACACACCTGATACAGTTTAAGAAAGGCTTGATAATTACTCATGATAAGCTGaatcaaaaaaagaaataaaaattacacACTCTTTCAACTGAGCAGATGACCTAAAAGTATCAGTACATCTAATAAAGTCAAACATGATGGAATGATCTCACACAAGACAGAAGCATACTCAAACTACATAGCGTCTATCATATAGACGCTTTCTTCTCATAGCCTCACACATTGTGCAGATTTGAATTAGCCTTCTCTCCTACAGCAGCACCTGAATAAGTATCGCAAGGATATACAAGTCATGTCCATCACCTGCGCAACAGATGGTACTGTGGGCTTGtctataaattatttaaatgacagatAAGGGAAATGAACTTGAACAGTCAGTAAATAAACTGAGGCGAGAGTAGAATTGCAGTACCCTACTACAAGGCAGGagctgttttttccccttgtgGTATATTGTAAGGAGTTTTTAAGGGATGTACAGCCTATCAGTCTGAACAAGAAAATTGGAGTTATTGCTGGATGAGTTACTGCTAAATGTTTTTCAGCATCAGAGCCAAAATTGAAACTTGTGGTGGCAGTGCTTGGTGTTAAAGCTGCTTAAAATATGCTTCTTGCTCCAGTGCCAAATGATGATTATTTTCTGTGCCACCTGAACAAAATAATGCTACATTGTAACATGCCATACCTTGTTGTGACATGAATCTTTAATTccatctcttttcctctctctctctctttctctctttctccctgtgtgGACATAGGTTCGGGAGTACGAGGAGGAGATCCATTCCCTGAAGGAGCGCCTGATGATGTCCCACCGCAAACTGGAGGAGTACGAGCGGAGACTCCTCACGCAGGAGCAGCAGACCAACAAGATCCTGCTGCAGTACCAGAGCCGGCTGGAGGACAGCGAGAGGAGGTTGaggcagcagcagctggagaaggACTCGCAGATAAAAGGAATTATtgacaggtaaaaaaaacaacaacaacagggtCCCATGGAGGTGTACTCAGTGCAACTCCAAAAAGATATGAAGGGGTAACCGTGCTGTTTCACTAATGGCAGGCATGCAAACTTTTGTTTAGACAGGGAGCTTCTTGTGCAGTCTGTGAATGGAAAAGGTGATGAAAGGGTGAGAGATGCATAAATGTCAGCGCATTTTATTACTGGTGGCGTGCAGTGTTTATTAAATTCTAATAAGCAACGGTATGACATTCCAGCATGAGGGGTGTTTAAGCCTATTTACTATGCAAGTCTTTTAGAAAGGTATGTCTGTAGTATTTGTTGTAGTATGAAAGCCAAACACAAGGTGCCCAGTTATTCAAAAGTTTCTTACATGGGGGTTGGCAATATGATAATAGGTTATCGTTATTGTTAAATAACGTGAAATATGTCACAATATGCTATGTGTTGCACATTGTGGGTATCATTGCTACTTTTAGAAACACTCACCAAATGTATGTctctttaaaaacagaaattatataTCTATAGCAAACAGAGGTCTTACACCCTTATACTAAAACTGGATAGTAACAAGTTGCTGATTGGGCTGGTgattatttctttttatcaattgtttgcttgtttttttttatgtttcttctTCAATACTTAAtcatataaaatgaaatgtcatgATGCATATGATGTAAGTATTGTTATATTAAGCTTTTTGCCACATTGCCCACCTCTACCCTAACTTTCAAGATGCTGCCTTATTGTTAATAATCTGCAATGGGAGTCAAAAACGTCCTTTAACTCTTGACATTTTAAGACTCAGGACGCTATACTACATTGTTACTTTTCTtctgataatttttttttcccctttaatttTGAGGCAGCCTGTTTAACATCCTGCTTAACTAAAAAGGCTTACTGTATGACAAACTAAATACTGTGAGTCCTAGTTATCTTGATAATAGCTTATTAAGAAGAGTTATATAAAATAGCAATGCTGAACTCTAAATCAGAAGTCCAGGTTTGAATAGCTCGGCATGCCCTTTGTGGAAAAAGACTCCAGCACcatgtttctttcctgtttgtctCTTTAGAGCACATTTGCTCTTTTAAACAATTTCCAGGAATGAAGATACGTCATGAGGAACCACAAATGACCTGCTGGGAAACTAGGAAATTACCTAGTCTCTTGGCATATACATACCTCTGAGGACTTTTTTGTAAAACCACAAAATTTACACCATCATATATGGTTTGCTGCACTTTCGAAAAATAGATGTCCACTGGGTGTGCTAAAAAGAAGCTCAGTGCAACTCATTTGGAAGCTGTCGATTGTCAGTGttattttaatgataaaatgtaTAGTTGTACGTATAATTGTGGCTAATCTCATATAATTCGTTGGATAAAGGAGGCTGTGCACTTGCTGGCTACCAAGGTTCCCATAAAACGTTTGGTTGGAGATTTGGTTGGGATGGGGAGATGGGCTACTGTACGTAACTAGCTAACCGATGCTATCTTAAAGGTAGCATTAGCTAGCTGGTTTGCCCACTCATGAACTCAGAACTGAAGGGGTGATCCCAGATAATTCCACATTTTATCCACATTTGAAATAACACTGATGGTTGACATCTTTAAGacattttagctttaaaaaaaaaa
Protein-coding regions in this window:
- the syngap1b gene encoding ras/Rap GTPase-activating protein SynGAP, with amino-acid sequence MSLPVPGNLLFPPSQDNSRRVDNVLKLWIIEARELPPKKRYYCELCLDDMLYARTTSKPRTDTVFWGEHFEFNNLPAVRNLRLHLYKETDKKRRKEKSTYLGLVSIPISSITGRQFVEQWYPVIQPSVMAKGGGGGGGKIINASLRLKSRYQTMSILPMELYKEFAEYVTNNYRTLCAVLEPLLSVKSKEEVACALVHILQSTGKAKDFLSDMAMCEVDRFIDREHLIFRENTLATKAIEEYLKLIGHKYLKDALGDFIRALYESEENCEVDPMRTPPSVLPDHQANLRMCCELALCKIVNSHCVFPRELKEVFASWRVRCAERGREDIADRLISGSLFLRFLCPAVMSPSLFNLTQEYPDEQTSRTLTLIAKVLQNLANFSKFGSKEEYMCFMNEFLEMEWGSMQQFLYEISNLDSVTNAGAFEGYIDLGRELSILHSLLWEVMAQLSKDAIIKLGPLPRLLNDISMALRNPHLQRQPSHQPDRQPPERQTDRLLSRPSFNRGISSEFQNIMMRDLNSSIDITRLPSPTSAMSSGGVPPSRAGMGGYVDRDHPHRASSKDVFYVTRPPLARSSPAYCTSSSDITDPDPKDSRMNSVSNLQSVGDMLNSSQASLAGLGSFGGLGGLGGGLGGQLRAGGRMSAGSGGSSMSGGLRLSQLSQMGTTTDSLSQQQQQQAAAMRYPLSFQNPLFHMAADGPQLHHQHSRAQPPPPLLLAPEPNAAHPTYMPQFAHGGFSRSEDLSTLRPGPHLGQPSIIHSHSYSDEYSRHNQSDYGRRQLSMHIQDNLQQQQIMGMASQTGTSHSSLASPPSTVQPVRQSSMAPPPTQRMKSQTSHQLSVSSAAGATPPTKARPQSGNLLQSPESGFGGRPQGPRQQLSVKDSSAPGLPHQQSSTRESQGSQGSQGGTPQSTQQSQKERQHSQQHLLKPSISKQGSSPNTLNPPTPASERTVAWVSNMPHLSADIESSRIDREEFKLKEYSKSMDESRLDRVREYEEEIHSLKERLMMSHRKLEEYERRLLTQEQQTNKILLQYQSRLEDSERRLRQQQLEKDSQIKGIIDRLMAVEDELRAGAVTEHKTRIFADQGRRQSILVQPRLAPVPPRMHRAAFLPGFSRPRCECWRRRKDHRSWLCSLFLGHLLRQRPPERSPAPPRSPPFSVPSSRPPQPEWRASWQSCSSESLCCDWDHSNTERGNWRSRRGSRSLTVPPRSE